A region of the Pseudomonas sp. A34-9 genome:
GCGTATGTCTACCTCAATCGCTGCCCGCATCGCGGGGTCGGGCTGGAATGGCAGCCCGACCAGTTTCTCGACCCGAGCAACAGCCTGATCCAGTGCGCCACCCACGGCGCACTGTTTTTGATCGAAGACGGAGAATGCGTGGCCGGGCCTTGTGCCGGGCAATCACTCACCGCCATCAATTGCCGCGAAGACGCGCAGGGGTTGTGGATCGATGTTTAACCGTTGAGCAGCACGTCGAGGCGTCGGTCGATGACCATTTCTTCATGGCTCAAACGCACACCGTACGCCAGCACCTCGACGCCACAAGCCACAGCTTCCCTCAATGCCTGGGCGTAGGCCGGATCGATTTCTTCGGCGGGTCGCACCGCGTCAATCTCGCTGAGATTGACGCAATACAACTGCACCGCCCGTATCCCGTCCCGCGCCAGATGCGCCAATTCCCGCAGATGCTTGGCGCCGCGCTGGGTCACGGCATCGGGAAACGCCGCCACAGCTGTACCGTCGAAACCCAGGGTGACGCTTTTCACCTCTACATAGGCCGGGCCGCTGGGGTATTCGAGGCGGAAGTCGATACGGCTCTTTTCCTGCCCGTACGCGACTTCACGCTTCAATGCGGTAAAGCCGTTCAACTCGGTGATAACGCCCGCCTGCAGCGCCTCTTCAACCAGACCGTTGGCCCGTGCCGTATTCACACAAAACAAGCGGCCTTGCGGGGTTTCACCAACTTCCCACGTACCGGGCAATTTGCGTTTCGGATCGTTGGAGCGACTGAACCACACCTGCCCGCCCTCGACCTGACAATTGAGCATCGAGCCGGTGTTCGGGCAGTGAATGGTCAGCAACTCGCCGCTAACGGTTTCGATATCGGCGAGAAAACGCTTGTAACGACGAATCAGACGCGCTTCTTCAAGCGCTG
Encoded here:
- a CDS encoding Rieske (2Fe-2S) protein codes for the protein MKFLCAGADLAEAKSRGFEIDGNKLFAVRRSGQAYVYLNRCPHRGVGLEWQPDQFLDPSNSLIQCATHGALFLIEDGECVAGPCAGQSLTAINCREDAQGLWIDV
- the sfsA gene encoding DNA/RNA nuclease SfsA, which codes for MRFYPALEEARLIRRYKRFLADIETVSGELLTIHCPNTGSMLNCQVEGGQVWFSRSNDPKRKLPGTWEVGETPQGRLFCVNTARANGLVEEALQAGVITELNGFTALKREVAYGQEKSRIDFRLEYPSGPAYVEVKSVTLGFDGTAVAAFPDAVTQRGAKHLRELAHLARDGIRAVQLYCVNLSEIDAVRPAEEIDPAYAQALREAVACGVEVLAYGVRLSHEEMVIDRRLDVLLNG